The genome window TGGGGGGCGTCGGGGATCACGACCGCGGGGTGGTCGGTGGGCACCTGGACGTCGTCCGGCAGCTCGATGCCCTCGACGTCGCCGGCCGCCGCGATGATGTCGGTGCGGTACACGAGCCCGGCGTCGGCCTCGTCGAGCCGCAGGCGCGTGAGCACGCCGCGCACGTCGCGCTCGAGCGTGTCGGGCGCCGCCTGCACGCCCGCGGCGGAAAGCACCTGCGCGCCCACGGCGCCGCACGGCACCTCGGGCGCGCACAGCGCGACCGTGAGGTCGGGATCCGCGAGGTCGGCCAGGGACCGCACACCGCCGGGGTTGCCGACGGGGACGGCCAGCTCCAGCCGGTTGCGCGCGACGACGACGGGCTCACCCCCGACCGCGTCGGTCGCGGTGGTCATCGTCGCGCGGCTCGCGGTCACGAGGACGTCGGCGGGCGCACCGGCGACGACCTGGGCCGCGAGGGTCGAGCTCGCGCCGAACGCCGTCTCGACCTGCAGACCGGGGTGCTCGTGCTCGAGCTCCGCCGCGAGGTCGGTCAGCACGTCCGTGAGGGACGCGGCCGCCAGCACCACGAGCGTGCCCTCGAGCGCAGCGGGCGTCGCGGCCGGGGCGGAGGGCTGCGGCGCGCCGGGCGCCGGTGCCGTGCAGCCGGCCACGACGAGCGCGAGACCGACCGCGGCGGCGCGGCCACGCCGCGTCATCGGCCCTCGACGTGCTCGACCGCGACGTCCGTGGCCTTGACGGACGCGACCGCCACGACCCCGGGCTCGAGGCCCAGCTCGTCGGCCGCCTCGCGGCTGATGAGGGACACGACCCGGTAGGGACCCGCCTGGATCTCGACCTGCGCCATCACGGTGTCGCGCACGACCCGCGTGACGATGCCGCGCAGGCGGTTGCGGGTGGACCGGCGGCTGCTGCCCGGCTCCGGCTCCGTGCCGAGGGCACGCGCGAGCTCCGCGAGCGCGAGCCCGTCGACCTCGTGGTGGCCACCGGGGCCGCGCGTGGACGCGAGGCGGCCGGAGTCGATCCAGCGGCGCACGGTGTCGTCGCTCACCCCGAGCAGCGTCGCGGCGTCCGTCACGCGGTGGCTCGGCATGGACGTCAGACTAGGCGCCGAGGCGCAGATGCGGCAGGTTCCTGCTCCACTGGCCGCACATGCGGGACGGATCGCTGCGCGGCGCACCGTCCTAGGCTGGTCCGGTGACCACCGACGACTCGCGCCTGCACGCCCCCGCCCGCCGCGTCGCGCTCGCGCAGGTCACGACCGACCCCGTCGACGTCGACGCGCTGGCACGTGCCGTGGGGGACGACGCAGCCGGCGCCGTCGTGACCTTCGCCGGTGTCGTGCGGGACCACGACGGCGGGCGCGGTGTCACCGGGCTGGAGTACGTGGCGCACCCCGGTGCGCAGGACGTCGTGCGCCGTGTCGTCGCCGACGTCGCCGCCCGCAGCGACGTCGACGCCGTCGCGTGCGTGCACCGGGTCGGCGTGCTCGCGGTGGGGGAGTGCGCGCTCGGTGTGGCGGTGTCCGCGCCGCACCGGCAGCAGGCCTTCGCGGCCGCGGCGCTGCTCGTCGACGAGATCAAGACGCACCTGCCGGTGTGGAAGCGCCAGGACCTGGCGGCCGGCGGCCACGAGTGGGTGGGCAGCGCCTGACCCGGCCGGCGACGGTCGGGCCCGAGGTCGCCGGCGTCGGCGGTGCCGGGCGCTCAGCCGCCCGCGAAGGGCGGCAGCACGTCGACGCGCACGGCGGAGCCGACGGGCGCGTCGCGGTCGCGGTGCAGCACGCCGTCGACGAGCAGCGCGCAGCGTGCCGCCACCTCGGCCAGCGCTGGGCCGTGCCGCTCGGCGAGGGCGTCGAGCAGGTCTCCGACGGTCGTCCCGGGAGGCAGGTCGACGTGCTCCTCGTGGCGGCCGGCCGCCT of Cellulomonas dongxiuzhuiae contains these proteins:
- a CDS encoding molybdenum cofactor biosynthesis protein MoaE, which translates into the protein MTTDDSRLHAPARRVALAQVTTDPVDVDALARAVGDDAAGAVVTFAGVVRDHDGGRGVTGLEYVAHPGAQDVVRRVVADVAARSDVDAVACVHRVGVLAVGECALGVAVSAPHRQQAFAAAALLVDEIKTHLPVWKRQDLAAGGHEWVGSA
- a CDS encoding TOBE domain-containing protein — its product is MPSHRVTDAATLLGVSDDTVRRWIDSGRLASTRGPGGHHEVDGLALAELARALGTEPEPGSSRRSTRNRLRGIVTRVVRDTVMAQVEIQAGPYRVVSLISREAADELGLEPGVVAVASVKATDVAVEHVEGR
- a CDS encoding MoaD/ThiS family protein: MTTEAVPAGGTTGTGARTGRVEVRYFAAAAEAAGRHEEHVDLPPGTTVGDLLDALAERHGPALAEVAARCALLVDGVLHRDRDAPVGSAVRVDVLPPFAGG
- the modA gene encoding molybdate ABC transporter substrate-binding protein, translating into MTRRGRAAAVGLALVVAGCTAPAPGAPQPSAPAATPAALEGTLVVLAAASLTDVLTDLAAELEHEHPGLQVETAFGASSTLAAQVVAGAPADVLVTASRATMTTATDAVGGEPVVVARNRLELAVPVGNPGGVRSLADLADPDLTVALCAPEVPCGAVGAQVLSAAGVQAAPDTLERDVRGVLTRLRLDEADAGLVYRTDIIAAAGDVEGIELPDDVQVPTDHPAVVIPDAPHAEAAAAFVALLRGPAGRGAFLDAGFELP